One window of Lytechinus variegatus isolate NC3 chromosome 2, Lvar_3.0, whole genome shotgun sequence genomic DNA carries:
- the LOC121407159 gene encoding histone H3, embryonic-like: MARTKQTARKSTGGKAPRKQLATKAARKSAPATGGVKKPHRFRPGTVALREIRRYQKSTELLIRKLPFQRLIREIAQDFKTELRFQSSAVLALQEASEAYLVGLFEDTNLCAIHAKRVTIMPKDIQLARRIRGERA; encoded by the exons ATGGCACGTACCAAGCAGACGGCACGAAAATCAACTGGCGGGAAGGCGCCAAGAAAACAACTTGCAACGAAAGCGGCCAGAAAGAGTGCTCCCGCAACGGGTGGAGTGAAGAAGCCTCATCGATTTAGACCAG GAACCGTTGCATTACGAGAGATCCGTCGCTATCAGAAGAGCACAGAACTGCTCATCCGTAAGCTCCCATTCCAGCGACTCATCCGTGAGATTGCTCAAGACTTCAAGACCGAGCTCCGCTTTCAGAGTTCTGCCGTTCTGGCGCTTCAAGAGGCCAGCGAAGCCTACCTCGTCGGTCTCTTCGAGGACACCAACCTGTGCGCCATCCACGCCAAGCGTGTCACCATCATGCCCAAGGACATCCAGCTTGCCCGACGTATCCGTGGCGAGAGAGCATAG